In Anguilla rostrata isolate EN2019 chromosome 1, ASM1855537v3, whole genome shotgun sequence, a genomic segment contains:
- the fignl1 gene encoding fidgetin-like protein 1, protein MHAAHLSEWQRRSFDISSGTCSPEQKAEAYRAHILSIQYAWASATLSQPAAAGLLGTLTERYAAILDSDNPRAGLNNYAESALHLARSQRNESDRWESSLTAGVALGLPCMRRALTGRAQDSAGAPADAQVVVGGDISQGPAEGFGAAVGGLVRDAAETTDEAATAFPLSSSREPPRATSLFGHSAPPFAGPPHQANGGCHQPAFFSSSSNASKRKAFYGQDEEVRGPEQESHRGPDARGRRGEDSRATAFRSAREQLSVGQQKKQGAQPQRGLPSGGLKKSLGASRSRGAFSRFVSPLPKQEEGDSGGAGSGTGQELQLVDERLKNMEPKIIELIMSEIMDHGPPVAWDDIAGLDFAKATIKEIVVWPMLRPDIFTGLRGPPKGILLFGPPGTGKTLIGKCIACQSGATFFSISASSLTSKWVGEGEKMVRALFAIARCHQPAVIFIDEIDSLLSQRTDGEHDSSRRIKTEFLVQLDGAATSADDRILVVGATNRPQEIDEAARRRLAKRLYIPLPGAAARRQIVARLTARERCQLGPDELEQVVARSEGFSGADMTQLCREAALGPIRSIQIADIATISPEQVRPMLYSDFQEALKTVRPSVSPKDLELYKEWNQTFGCGR, encoded by the coding sequence cacctgctcacctgaacaGAAGGCCGAGGCCTACCGTGCGCACATCCTCAGCATTCAGTATGCATGGGCAAGCGCGACCCTGTCGCAGCCCGCTGCGGCCGGCCTGCTGGGGACGCTCACCGAGCGCTACGCCGCCATCCTGGACTCCGACAACCCGCGCGCCGGGCTCAACAACTACGCCGAGAGCGCGCTCCACCTGGCCCGCAGTCAGAGGAACGAGAGCGACCGCTGGGAGTCCTCCCTGACGGCCGGCGTCGCGCTGGGGCTGCCCTGCATGCGGCGCGCCCTCACAGGCCGAGCCCAGGACTCTGCGGGGGCCCCGGCCGACGCCCAGGTCGTGGTGGGGGGCGACATCAGTCAGGGTCCGGCGGAGGGGTTTGGGGCCGCTGTCGGGGGCCTAGTCAGAGACGCTGCGGAGACCACGGATGAGGCCGCTACcgccttccctctctcctccagcagggagcCACCAAGGGCCACGTCCCTCTTCGGCCATAGCGCTCCTCCCTTCGCCGGCCCTCCTCACCAAGCCAACGGCGGCTGCCACCAGCCTGcgttcttctcctcctcctcgaaCGCCTCGAAGCGGAAAGCCTTCTACGGCCAGGACGAGGAGGTCCGGGGCCCGGAGCAGGAATCCCACCGGGGCCCCGACGCCCGCGGGAGGAGAGGCGAGGACAGCCGCGCCACCGCCTTCAGATCCGCTCGGGAGCAGCTGAGCGTCGGCCAGCAGAAGAAGCAGGGCGCCCAGCCTCAGCGCGGGCTCCCCTCCGGCGGCCTGAAAAAGTCCCTGGGCGCCAGCAGGTCCCGGGGAGCCTTCTCAAGGTTCGTGTCCCCCTTGCCAAAGCAGGAGGAGGGTGACTCCGGCGGCGCCGGGAGCGGAACAGGCCAGGAGCTGCAGCTCGTGGACGAACGGCTCAAGAACATGGAGCCCAAGATCATCGAGCTGATCATGAGCGAGATCATGGACCACGGACCCCCCGTGGCCTGGGATGACATCGCGGGCCTGGACTTCGCCAAGGCCACCATTAAGGAGATCGTGGTGTGGCCCATGCTGCGGCCGGACATCTTCACCGGCCTGCGCGGGCCCCCCAAAGGGATCCTGCTTTTCGGGCCCCCGGGAACGGGCAAGACCCTGATAGGCAAGTGCATCGCCTGCCAGTCGGGGGCCACATTCTTCAGCATCAGCgcctcctccctcacctccaAGTGGGTGGGCGAGGGCGAGAAGATGGTGCGGGCCCTGTTCGCCATCGCGCGCTGCCACCAGCCCGCCGTCATCTTCATCGACGAGATCGACTCGCTGCTCTCCCAGCGCACCGACGGCGAGCACGACTCCTCGCGCCGCATCAAGACCGAGTTCCTCGTCCAGCTGGACGGGGCGGCCACGTCGGCCGACGACCGCATCCTGGTGGTGGGGGCCACCAACCGGCCGCAGGAGATCGACGAGGCGGCGCGCCGGCGGCTGGCGAAGCGGCTGTACATCCCGCTGCCCGGGGCGGCGGCCCGCCGGCAGATCGTGGCCCGGCTGACGGCCCGCGAGCGCTGCCAGCTGGGGCCGGACGAGCTGGAGCAGGTGGTGGCGCGCTCCGAGGGCTTCTCCGGGGCGGACATGACCCAGCTGTGCCGCGAGGCCGCCCTCGGCCCCATACGCAGCATCCAGATCGCCGACATCGCCACCATCTCCCCCGAGCAGGTGCGTCCCATGCTCTACTCCGACTTCCAGGAGGCTCTCAAGACCGTGCGCCCCAGCGTGTCTCCCAAAGACCTGGAGCTCTACAAAGAATGGAACCAGACCTTTGGCTGTGGCCGATAG